A region from the Thermogemmatispora onikobensis genome encodes:
- the aroB gene encoding 3-dehydroquinate synthase — protein MRMRNVFLIGLSGSGKTTVGRLLAKRLGRPFIDTDLLVEQGCGKRIATIFAEEGESAFRTREKRALQEAAACAGAIVATGGGIVLEADNRRLMAEQGVRIFLSVEPETALERLRQQDAAARREGFSPEVRPLLAGDDPLAALRRLRAERQALYEEAEASCSTDGKSVEQVVRAIVAALIALGALEGEAPLERQIRAGEGYLAVVDWGGLGRLPGYLARLELPRRVFLLSDQHVYDLYGPPLLRTLQRAGWSVSSYVLPAGEASKSLQQLSAIYDWLIEQRAERREALLALGGGVVGDLVGLAAATYLRGVPLVQLPTSLLAQVDAAIGGKTGINHPRGKNLIGAFYQPRLVLADPATLLTLPQRERTEGWAEVVKYGMILDAELFTLLETYAAALRDFSLPPASLLAQIIARCIALKAAVIEEDEREQGRRAILNYGHTLGHALENVSGYGEWLHGEAVALGMVAAAELACQAGLLAREEAERQRALLAALGLPTTYQGKPQAEALLTAIQLDKKVAQKQVRWIMPRRIGEVFQTTLPDELVNKVVHALFGGESTTSARVRQEEA, from the coding sequence ATGCGCATGCGTAACGTCTTCTTGATTGGGCTATCTGGGAGTGGCAAGACAACCGTAGGGCGCCTGCTGGCGAAGCGCCTGGGAAGGCCCTTCATTGACACCGATCTGCTGGTAGAGCAAGGCTGTGGAAAACGCATTGCCACGATCTTTGCAGAGGAAGGCGAGAGCGCTTTCCGAACTCGTGAAAAGCGAGCCTTGCAAGAAGCAGCTGCCTGCGCCGGAGCCATCGTTGCCACTGGTGGGGGCATCGTCCTGGAGGCTGACAATCGCCGGCTCATGGCTGAGCAGGGAGTAAGGATTTTCCTGAGCGTCGAGCCGGAGACGGCCCTTGAACGGCTACGCCAGCAAGACGCGGCGGCGCGGCGAGAGGGTTTTTCTCCCGAAGTGCGTCCGCTGCTGGCTGGGGATGATCCGCTAGCAGCGCTGCGTCGCTTGCGGGCCGAGCGGCAGGCACTCTATGAAGAGGCAGAAGCCAGCTGCTCGACCGACGGAAAAAGCGTCGAGCAGGTCGTACGCGCCATTGTGGCGGCCCTCATTGCCCTGGGAGCGTTGGAAGGAGAGGCGCCACTGGAGCGTCAGATTCGCGCCGGTGAGGGCTATCTGGCGGTCGTCGATTGGGGGGGACTGGGACGCCTGCCAGGGTATCTGGCGCGTCTGGAGCTACCGCGGCGCGTTTTTCTCCTCAGCGACCAGCATGTCTATGACCTCTACGGTCCGCCTTTGCTGCGAACGCTGCAGCGAGCGGGCTGGAGCGTCAGCAGCTATGTCCTACCTGCAGGCGAAGCCAGCAAGTCGCTGCAGCAGCTCAGCGCCATCTACGACTGGCTCATCGAGCAGCGGGCAGAGCGTCGTGAGGCCCTGCTGGCCCTCGGCGGAGGCGTCGTCGGCGACCTGGTGGGCTTGGCCGCCGCCACCTATCTCCGCGGCGTTCCCCTGGTGCAGCTGCCGACCTCCTTACTGGCCCAGGTTGATGCGGCTATTGGCGGTAAAACAGGGATCAATCACCCGCGAGGCAAAAACCTGATCGGCGCCTTCTATCAGCCCCGCCTGGTGTTGGCCGATCCGGCAACGCTGCTGACGCTGCCCCAGCGCGAGCGCACTGAGGGCTGGGCAGAGGTTGTCAAGTATGGTATGATACTCGACGCAGAACTCTTTACTTTGCTAGAAACCTATGCGGCAGCGCTGCGCGATTTCTCTTTGCCCCCAGCCTCTCTGTTGGCGCAGATCATCGCGCGCTGTATTGCCCTCAAGGCCGCAGTAATTGAGGAGGATGAACGAGAGCAGGGGCGGAGGGCGATCCTCAACTATGGGCATACGCTGGGCCATGCCCTGGAAAATGTGAGCGGCTATGGCGAATGGCTGCATGGGGAAGCGGTAGCGCTGGGTATGGTGGCCGCGGCTGAACTGGCCTGCCAGGCCGGCCTTCTGGCACGTGAGGAGGCTGAGCGCCAGCGAGCGCTACTGGCGGCGTTGGGCCTGCCTACCACCTATCAGGGAAAGCCACAGGCCGAAGCTTTGCTGACAGCTATCCAGCTTGATAAGAAAGTGGCTCAGAAGCAGGTGCGCTGGATCATGCCCCGCCGGATTGGCGAGGTCTTCCAGACAACGCTACCAGATGAGCTGGTCAACAAGGTCGTGCACGCCCTCTTTGGAGGCGAGAGCACCACCAGTGCCAGGGTGAGGCAGGAAGAAGCATGA